In Desulfocurvus vexinensis DSM 17965, a single window of DNA contains:
- a CDS encoding methyl-accepting chemotaxis protein has protein sequence MSIRLKVALPVAATVLILGGLGLWLLVSNLRELESRSVETIVANKAAEIDSAIQAGTDRATELAALFTRMPAVVQALELAAQGDMRDERDPMAQQAREMLRREMAPVLEGYEQILGTKFQLHVHLPTTRSLARLWRKQQVSRDGKWMDVSDDLSSFRQTVLDVNASGRALGGIELGSGGFAIRGILPVRSAAGKHLGSLETLVEFGPILAAASKREGEALVLYMNADQLHISTRLKDDPAKHPVLDGRFVLVSGTKDQAVEKLVSADFLEAGKAGQHVVRHGDLALAAFPVKDYKGEQMGILVYALDTAATEAIIWRTGTTIGAIFLAILVLPVLVTWVFLTRGVLRPVQAIMGKIRDIADDRANLSETLDESARDEMGALAAQFNRLLHKLDGILCQTQMYGYMINAVPDPIFAVDDDMNFIVANAATARLGKSTVEALRGTPCRNVFNTSLCGTADCPIEQCRRTGQPYAGNVISADLGGRTVYIQPTSDVLRDCHGKVIGRMEIARDVTPLVEKEAALQANLEQIRSVNERVAGAAASIAEASGELSGQVAEVTDGAEQQKARAGETAQAMEQMNETVMDVARGASEAAEQADGSRRRAQEGSEVVAKAVAAIAEVRERSASLKANMDALGEKAEGIGQVLNVISDIADQTNLLALNAAIEAARAGDAGRGFAVVADEVRKLAEKTMTATQEVAQAIGAIQSGARENIAAVDQSDRAVAHATEMVNASGGALREISDLVTATADRIRAIATAAEEQSATSDAINRAVDEVNAVAQETAQGMMRARDNVERLAELAESLRALSSEVHV, from the coding sequence ATGAGTATCCGTTTGAAGGTGGCCCTGCCCGTGGCGGCCACGGTGCTGATTCTGGGCGGGTTGGGGCTGTGGCTGCTGGTCAGCAATCTGCGCGAGCTGGAGTCCCGCTCCGTGGAGACCATCGTGGCCAACAAAGCCGCCGAGATCGACTCGGCCATCCAGGCCGGGACGGACCGCGCCACGGAACTGGCCGCCCTGTTCACGCGCATGCCCGCCGTGGTCCAGGCCCTGGAGCTGGCCGCCCAGGGCGACATGCGCGACGAGCGCGACCCCATGGCCCAGCAGGCCCGCGAGATGCTGCGCCGCGAAATGGCCCCTGTGCTCGAAGGCTACGAGCAGATCCTGGGCACCAAATTCCAGCTCCACGTCCACCTGCCCACCACCCGCAGCCTGGCCCGGCTGTGGCGCAAGCAGCAGGTCAGCCGCGATGGGAAATGGATGGACGTGTCCGACGACCTGTCGTCCTTCCGCCAGACGGTGCTCGACGTGAACGCCTCGGGCCGCGCCCTGGGCGGCATCGAGCTGGGCAGCGGCGGGTTCGCCATCCGCGGCATCCTGCCCGTGCGCTCCGCAGCAGGCAAGCACCTGGGCTCGCTGGAAACCCTGGTCGAGTTCGGGCCCATCCTGGCCGCAGCCTCCAAGCGGGAGGGCGAGGCCCTGGTGCTCTACATGAACGCCGACCAGCTGCACATCTCCACCCGCCTCAAGGACGACCCGGCCAAGCACCCCGTGCTCGACGGGCGCTTCGTCCTCGTGTCGGGCACCAAGGACCAGGCCGTGGAGAAGCTCGTCAGCGCCGACTTCCTGGAAGCGGGCAAGGCCGGGCAGCACGTGGTGCGCCACGGCGACCTGGCCCTGGCGGCCTTCCCGGTCAAGGACTACAAGGGCGAGCAGATGGGCATCCTGGTCTACGCCCTGGACACCGCGGCCACCGAAGCCATCATCTGGCGCACGGGCACGACCATCGGGGCGATCTTCCTGGCCATCCTGGTCCTGCCGGTGCTGGTGACCTGGGTCTTCCTGACCCGGGGCGTGCTGCGCCCGGTGCAGGCCATCATGGGCAAGATCCGCGACATCGCCGACGACCGTGCCAACCTCTCCGAGACCCTGGACGAGAGCGCGCGCGACGAGATGGGCGCCCTGGCGGCGCAGTTCAACAGGCTGCTGCACAAGCTCGACGGCATCCTGTGCCAGACCCAGATGTACGGCTACATGATCAACGCCGTGCCCGACCCCATCTTCGCCGTGGACGACGACATGAACTTCATCGTGGCCAACGCGGCCACGGCACGCCTGGGCAAGAGCACCGTGGAGGCCCTGCGCGGCACGCCCTGCCGCAACGTGTTCAACACCTCCCTGTGCGGCACGGCGGACTGCCCCATCGAGCAGTGCAGGCGCACGGGCCAGCCCTACGCGGGCAATGTCATCTCCGCCGACCTGGGCGGGCGCACGGTGTACATCCAGCCGACCTCGGACGTGCTGCGCGACTGCCACGGCAAGGTCATCGGGCGCATGGAGATCGCCCGCGACGTGACCCCGCTGGTGGAAAAGGAAGCGGCCCTGCAAGCCAACCTGGAGCAGATCCGCAGCGTGAACGAGCGCGTGGCCGGGGCCGCCGCGTCCATCGCCGAGGCCTCGGGCGAGCTGTCGGGGCAGGTGGCCGAGGTCACCGACGGCGCCGAGCAGCAGAAGGCCCGCGCCGGGGAAACGGCCCAGGCCATGGAGCAGATGAACGAGACGGTGATGGACGTGGCCCGGGGCGCCAGCGAAGCCGCCGAGCAGGCCGACGGCTCGCGCCGCCGCGCCCAGGAGGGCTCGGAGGTGGTGGCCAAGGCCGTGGCGGCCATCGCCGAGGTCCGCGAGCGCTCGGCCAGCCTGAAGGCCAACATGGACGCCCTGGGCGAGAAGGCCGAGGGCATCGGCCAGGTGCTCAACGTCATCTCCGACATCGCCGACCAGACGAACCTCTTGGCGCTCAACGCGGCCATCGAGGCCGCGCGCGCGGGCGACGCGGGCCGGGGCTTCGCCGTGGTGGCCGACGAGGTGCGCAAGCTGGCCGAGAAGACCATGACCGCCACCCAGGAGGTGGCCCAGGCCATCGGGGCCATCCAGTCCGGCGCGCGCGAGAACATCGCCGCCGTGGACCAGTCGGACAGGGCCGTGGCCCACGCCACGGAGATGGTCAACGCCTCGGGCGGCGCCCTGCGCGAGATCAGCGACCTGGTCACCGCCACGGCGGACCGCATCCGCGCCATCGCCACGGCGGCCGAGGAGCAGTCGGCCACCAGCGACGCCATCAACCGCGCCGTGGACGAGGTCAACGCCGTGGCTCAGGAGACGGCCCAGGGCATGATGCGCGCGCGCGACAACGTGGAGCGGCTGGCCGAGCTGGCCGAATCGCTGCGCGCCCTGTCCAGCGAGGTGCACGTCTAG
- a CDS encoding PH domain-containing protein: MARKVILMLLAFAAFSAGAAVWSFGSGFVWTGICVLAVAVPIIVLYWFMIVANPANTRIMVEGDALLVDAPPFFKASQPLAAVSRAFVCSLADEAEFAAMQSEGSMAFFGYRSGVFRTAAGREAVVVARGDRVLCLETPQRIFLLGPADVDGLAAAVGAVVPVGQG; encoded by the coding sequence ATGGCGCGCAAGGTGATCCTCATGCTGCTGGCCTTCGCGGCCTTCTCCGCCGGGGCCGCCGTGTGGAGCTTCGGCTCCGGCTTCGTGTGGACGGGCATCTGCGTCCTGGCCGTGGCCGTGCCCATCATCGTCCTGTACTGGTTCATGATCGTGGCCAACCCGGCCAACACGCGCATCATGGTCGAGGGCGACGCCCTGCTGGTGGACGCGCCGCCGTTCTTCAAGGCGTCGCAGCCCCTGGCCGCCGTGAGCCGCGCCTTTGTCTGCTCCCTGGCGGACGAGGCCGAGTTCGCGGCCATGCAAAGCGAAGGCAGCATGGCCTTTTTCGGCTACCGCAGCGGGGTCTTCCGCACGGCTGCGGGCCGCGAGGCCGTGGTGGTGGCGCGCGGCGACCGGGTGCTGTGCCTGGAGACGCCCCAGCGCATCTTCCTGCTCGGCCCGGCGGACGTGGACGGGCTGGCCGCCGCCGTGGGCGCCGTGGTCCCTGTCGGCCAGGGCTGA
- a CDS encoding Crp/Fnr family transcriptional regulator, with protein MELIPFLTTRMDLFQGLEPEQIKAVASICVPADYPKGRTIFLEGSEARGLYAAMTGQVKIFKLSLEGREQIIHIYGPGEPFGEVPVFEGGRFPANAETTVDSRVLFIPRDGLRRLLERDSTLAMNMLAALSRKLRRFTVKLENLTLKETPQRVAAYLLDLSDRTGGATEVTLDISKGHLAGLLGTAQETLSRVLKRLSEAELIRVRGKHIDLLDLDGLQAVSDGDERP; from the coding sequence ATGGAACTCATCCCCTTCCTCACGACGCGCATGGACCTCTTCCAGGGGCTGGAGCCCGAGCAGATCAAGGCCGTGGCCTCCATCTGCGTGCCCGCCGACTACCCCAAGGGCCGGACCATCTTCCTGGAGGGCAGCGAAGCCAGGGGCCTCTACGCGGCCATGACCGGGCAGGTCAAGATCTTCAAGCTCTCCCTGGAGGGCCGCGAGCAGATCATCCACATCTACGGCCCCGGCGAGCCCTTCGGCGAGGTGCCCGTGTTCGAGGGCGGGCGCTTCCCGGCCAACGCGGAAACGACCGTGGACTCGCGGGTGCTGTTCATCCCGCGCGACGGGCTGCGCCGGCTGCTGGAGCGCGACAGCACCCTGGCCATGAACATGCTGGCCGCCCTGTCGCGCAAGCTGCGCCGCTTCACCGTCAAGCTGGAGAACCTGACCCTCAAGGAGACGCCCCAGCGCGTGGCGGCCTACCTGCTGGACCTTTCGGACCGCACCGGCGGGGCCACGGAAGTCACCCTGGACATCTCCAAGGGCCACCTGGCCGGGCTGCTGGGCACGGCCCAGGAGACCCTCTCGCGCGTGCTCAAGCGCCTGAGCGAGGCCGAGCTGATCCGCGTGCGCGGCAAGCACATCGACCTGCTGGACCTGGACGGGCTCCAGGCCGTGAGCGACGGGGACGAGCGCCCGTGA
- a CDS encoding ATP-binding protein, translating into MHKEFRKIIEIDEALCNGCGQCVPSCAEGALAIVDGKARVVRDSFCDGLGACLGECPTGALRIVEREAEAFDEEAALAHVAAQGHGHAPAGGCPGAAMAQHGPRAGGCPGRAAMTLTPAAPAARTQAPDADDAPPSLLGHWPVQIRLVQPDAPFLRGAELVIAADCAAVAHPDFHRRFVGGNVVLMGCPKFDAEADYPGRLAALFARSGVRGVTVVRMEVPCCAGLPAMVRQGLAASGRTDLPLREVVVGRDGTILPEAPAPGLARLVAPQV; encoded by the coding sequence ATGCACAAGGAATTCCGGAAGATCATCGAGATAGACGAGGCGCTGTGCAACGGCTGCGGCCAGTGCGTGCCCTCGTGCGCCGAGGGGGCCCTGGCCATCGTGGACGGCAAGGCCCGCGTGGTGCGCGACAGCTTCTGCGACGGCCTGGGCGCCTGCCTGGGCGAGTGCCCCACCGGGGCCCTGCGCATCGTGGAGCGCGAGGCCGAGGCCTTCGACGAGGAGGCCGCCCTGGCCCACGTGGCCGCGCAGGGCCACGGCCATGCCCCTGCCGGGGGCTGCCCGGGGGCGGCCATGGCCCAGCACGGGCCCCGGGCCGGAGGCTGCCCGGGCCGGGCGGCCATGACCTTGACCCCGGCGGCCCCCGCGGCCCGGACCCAGGCCCCGGACGCCGACGACGCCCCGCCCAGCCTGCTGGGGCACTGGCCGGTGCAGATCCGCCTGGTGCAGCCCGATGCGCCCTTCCTGCGCGGGGCCGAGCTGGTCATCGCGGCGGACTGCGCGGCGGTGGCCCACCCCGACTTCCACCGCCGCTTCGTGGGCGGCAACGTGGTGCTCATGGGCTGCCCCAAGTTCGACGCCGAGGCGGATTACCCCGGGCGCCTTGCGGCGCTCTTCGCCCGCTCGGGGGTGCGCGGCGTGACCGTGGTGCGCATGGAGGTGCCCTGCTGCGCGGGCCTGCCGGCCATGGTCCGCCAGGGGCTGGCGGCCTCGGGCCGCACGGACCTGCCCCTGCGCGAGGTCGTCGTGGGCCGCGACGGGACCATCCTGCCCGAGGCGCCCGCCCCCGGGCTGGCGCGGCTGGTGGCGCCCCAGGTCTGA
- a CDS encoding flagellar brake protein has translation MSHKLNVSKREGDALGITMGTVVLIEPQGLGDRFKTEFLGMAKGQFIIVRLPRIPGVGDHLYVEKRITVRYMFQGNVYGFESEVLWLQSAPFRLLFLRYPVTVEILNLRKCQRVDCYLPVRVGVGEEDGQYAEYQGMMLNLSCGGCQVVVDAPQAAMPSLAVDSPLTLDFRMIGTDRPVRLAGRAKNITMNKSRMVLGVMFDAVSDGVREGIESYVSSVAEFLTA, from the coding sequence GTGTCCCACAAGCTCAACGTGTCCAAGAGGGAAGGCGACGCCCTGGGCATCACCATGGGCACCGTGGTGCTCATCGAGCCCCAGGGCCTGGGCGACCGCTTCAAGACCGAGTTCCTGGGCATGGCCAAGGGCCAGTTCATCATCGTGCGCCTGCCGCGCATCCCCGGGGTCGGCGATCACCTCTACGTGGAAAAGCGCATCACCGTGCGCTACATGTTCCAGGGCAACGTGTACGGCTTCGAGTCCGAGGTGCTCTGGCTCCAGTCCGCGCCCTTCCGGCTGCTCTTCTTGCGCTACCCCGTGACCGTTGAGATCCTCAATCTGCGCAAGTGCCAGCGCGTGGACTGCTACCTGCCGGTGCGCGTTGGCGTGGGCGAGGAGGACGGGCAGTATGCCGAATACCAGGGCATGATGCTCAACCTGTCCTGCGGGGGCTGCCAGGTGGTGGTGGACGCCCCGCAGGCCGCCATGCCGTCCCTGGCGGTGGATTCGCCCCTGACCCTGGACTTCCGGATGATCGGCACCGACCGCCCCGTGCGCCTGGCCGGGCGGGCCAAGAACATCACCATGAACAAGAGCCGCATGGTCCTTGGCGTGATGTTCGACGCGGTGTCCGACGGCGTGCGCGAGGGCATCGAGAGCTACGTAAGCAGCGTGGCCGAGTTCCTCACGGCCTGA
- a CDS encoding anaerobic ribonucleoside-triphosphate reductase activating protein, whose amino-acid sequence MHPFGHIAWTHVRGIERLSLCDWPGRATAVLFTGGCNLRCPTCHNAGLAWSPERLPALDRGEVLGLLSRRAKWLDGVTVTGGEPTTVPGLEGLLADLGSLGLPVKLDTNGMRPAVVRALLAGGLVQSFAVDVKGPYGKYPALTGGGVDAATARVNMEAIFRMAAQVPGAFYFRTTRVPMLQDEDMDTIRGLLPAGFTLVEQKYVAPGRRTDAQTDSQTRQLPGDLVPGPHCPGHIQGPQGQRHQGSHSLQAVGA is encoded by the coding sequence ATGCATCCCTTCGGCCACATCGCCTGGACCCATGTACGCGGTATCGAACGCCTGAGCCTGTGCGACTGGCCGGGCCGGGCCACGGCGGTGCTGTTCACCGGCGGCTGCAACCTGCGCTGCCCCACCTGCCACAACGCGGGCCTGGCCTGGAGCCCCGAGCGGCTGCCCGCCCTGGACCGGGGCGAGGTGCTGGGCCTGCTGTCGCGGCGGGCCAAATGGCTGGACGGCGTCACCGTCACCGGCGGCGAGCCGACCACGGTGCCGGGGCTGGAGGGGCTGCTGGCCGACCTGGGCTCCCTGGGCCTGCCCGTGAAGCTCGACACCAACGGCATGCGTCCGGCCGTGGTGCGCGCGCTGCTGGCGGGCGGGCTGGTGCAGTCCTTCGCCGTGGACGTGAAGGGCCCGTACGGCAAATACCCGGCGCTCACGGGCGGCGGGGTGGACGCAGCCACGGCCCGGGTGAACATGGAGGCCATCTTTCGCATGGCCGCCCAGGTTCCCGGGGCCTTCTATTTCCGGACCACCAGGGTCCCGATGCTTCAGGATGAGGATATGGACACCATCCGCGGGCTGCTGCCCGCGGGCTTCACGCTGGTGGAGCAAAAGTACGTCGCTCCGGGGAGGAGAACCGATGCCCAAACAGATTCTCAAACGCGACAGCTGCCTGGAGACCTGGTCCCTGGACCGCATTGCCCAGGCCATATTCAAGGCCCTCAAGGCCAGCGGCATCAAGGATCCCATTCTCTCCAAGCGGTTGGCGCGTAA
- a CDS encoding ribonucleoside triphosphate reductase codes for MAQAIFKALKASGIKDPILSKRLARKVEQKLAGLDVPEQEHVQDLVEQVLMESRLYNVARKYIIYREKRRELREQTAAYLDIKDTIDNYLSKADWRVAENANMTHSFQGLMLHLSGTVQARYALEKYPEEVRLAHEHGYFHLHDLSFGLAGYCAGWSLRDLLLEGFNLEGRSCAGPARHFDTALGQMNNFLGTLQNEWAGAQAFNNVDTYLAPFIRHDGLTYTEVRQAMQKFVFNLNTTSRWGGQSPFTNLTFDLAPPKHIANEAVIIGGKLQDSTYGEYAPEMAMINKAFIEVMLRGDADGRIFSFPIPTYNVTDDFPWDSEIGELLLQLTAKYGVPYFQNFINSDISPEDVRSMCCRLKMDLRELRKKTGGLFGAGDLTGSIGVVTLNLPKLAYLAQGEEDFLDLVTEYAELARDSLEFKRKMINDNLERGMFPWSARYLKNGFAGHFATIGLVGGHEACLNLLGKGIETPAGTRFMQRTLRHLSDLTSRFQEQTGNLYNLEATPAEGTSYRLARIDKKLYEEIHASGNGTPYYTNSTALPVGYSDDVLFALEHQNALQPLYTGGTVFHTFLGEAVSDTQALKSFIVKAFTNTKIPFLSITPTFSVCKEHGYIQGEHFQCPTCGQDSEVYTRIVGYYRPVSRWNDGKKAEYADRMVFEDVCAR; via the coding sequence ATTGCCCAGGCCATATTCAAGGCCCTCAAGGCCAGCGGCATCAAGGATCCCATTCTCTCCAAGCGGTTGGCGCGTAAGGTCGAGCAGAAGCTGGCCGGGCTGGACGTGCCCGAGCAGGAGCACGTCCAGGACCTCGTGGAACAGGTGCTCATGGAGTCGCGGCTCTACAACGTGGCCCGCAAGTACATCATCTACCGCGAGAAGCGCCGCGAGCTGCGCGAGCAGACCGCCGCCTACCTGGACATCAAGGACACCATCGACAACTACCTGTCCAAGGCCGACTGGCGCGTGGCGGAAAACGCCAACATGACCCACTCCTTCCAGGGGCTCATGCTGCACCTCTCCGGCACGGTCCAGGCGCGCTACGCCCTGGAGAAGTATCCCGAGGAAGTCCGCCTGGCCCACGAGCACGGCTACTTCCACCTGCACGACCTGTCCTTCGGGCTGGCCGGGTATTGCGCGGGCTGGAGCCTGCGCGACCTGCTGCTGGAGGGCTTCAACCTCGAAGGCCGCTCCTGCGCCGGGCCCGCCCGCCATTTCGACACCGCCCTGGGCCAGATGAACAACTTTCTCGGCACGTTGCAGAACGAATGGGCCGGGGCCCAGGCCTTCAACAACGTGGACACGTATCTGGCGCCGTTTATCCGCCACGACGGGCTCACGTACACCGAAGTGCGCCAGGCCATGCAGAAGTTCGTGTTCAACCTGAACACCACCTCGCGCTGGGGCGGGCAGAGCCCGTTCACCAACCTGACCTTCGACCTCGCCCCGCCCAAGCATATTGCCAACGAGGCCGTGATCATCGGCGGCAAGCTCCAGGATTCGACCTACGGCGAGTACGCCCCCGAGATGGCCATGATCAACAAGGCCTTCATCGAGGTCATGCTCCGGGGCGACGCCGACGGGCGCATCTTCTCCTTCCCCATCCCGACCTACAACGTCACCGACGACTTCCCGTGGGACAGCGAGATCGGCGAGTTGCTGCTCCAGCTGACGGCCAAGTACGGGGTGCCCTACTTCCAGAACTTCATCAACTCGGACATCAGCCCCGAGGACGTGCGCTCCATGTGCTGCCGGCTGAAGATGGACCTGCGCGAGCTGCGCAAGAAGACCGGCGGCCTGTTCGGCGCGGGCGACCTCACGGGGTCCATCGGCGTGGTCACGCTGAACCTGCCCAAGCTGGCCTACCTCGCCCAGGGCGAGGAGGACTTCCTGGACCTGGTGACCGAATACGCCGAGCTGGCGCGCGATTCCCTGGAATTCAAGCGCAAGATGATCAACGACAACCTGGAGCGGGGCATGTTCCCCTGGTCGGCCCGCTACCTGAAGAACGGCTTTGCCGGGCACTTTGCGACCATCGGGCTGGTGGGCGGCCACGAGGCCTGCCTGAACCTCTTGGGCAAGGGCATCGAGACCCCGGCGGGCACGCGCTTCATGCAGCGCACCCTGCGCCACCTCTCGGACCTGACCTCGCGCTTCCAGGAGCAGACGGGCAACCTCTACAACCTGGAGGCCACCCCCGCCGAGGGCACCAGCTACCGCCTGGCACGCATCGACAAGAAGCTCTACGAGGAGATCCACGCCTCGGGCAACGGCACGCCGTACTACACCAACTCCACGGCCCTGCCCGTGGGCTACTCCGACGACGTGCTCTTCGCCCTGGAGCACCAGAACGCGCTTCAGCCGCTGTATACCGGCGGCACGGTGTTCCATACCTTCCTGGGCGAGGCCGTGAGCGACACCCAGGCCCTGAAGAGCTTCATCGTCAAGGCCTTCACCAACACCAAGATTCCCTTCTTGTCCATCACGCCGACCTTCTCGGTCTGCAAGGAGCACGGCTACATCCAGGGCGAGCACTTCCAGTGCCCGACCTGCGGCCAGGACAGCGAAGTCTACACGCGCATCGTGGGCTACTACCGCCCCGTGAGCCGCTGGAACGACGGCAAGAAGGCCGAATACGCCGACCGCATGGTGTTCGAGGACGTTTGCGCCCGCTAA
- a CDS encoding RrF2 family transcriptional regulator has translation MKLSARSRYAARLLLDLAQARGQGPVRASILATNTGISVQFIEQILRPLKKAGFIRSMRGATGGHLLRRDPETITLGDVVRTMEGPVAITRCCTGPAACDRADDCRTRSAWAQVSRVLERELDAITLADLLDPSRLQSTCPKA, from the coding sequence ATGAAGCTCTCGGCCCGCTCCCGCTACGCCGCGCGCCTGCTGCTCGACCTGGCCCAGGCCCGGGGCCAGGGGCCGGTGCGCGCCTCGATCCTGGCGACCAACACGGGCATCTCCGTGCAGTTCATCGAGCAGATCCTGCGCCCGCTGAAAAAGGCCGGGTTCATCCGCAGCATGCGCGGGGCCACCGGCGGCCACCTGCTGCGCCGCGACCCCGAGACCATCACCCTGGGCGACGTGGTGCGCACCATGGAGGGCCCGGTGGCCATCACGCGCTGCTGCACCGGCCCCGCCGCCTGCGACCGCGCCGACGACTGCCGCACCCGCAGCGCCTGGGCCCAGGTCTCCCGCGTGCTCGAACGCGAACTGGACGCCATCACCCTGGCCGACCTGCTGGACCCAAGCCGCCTCCAATCCACCTGCCCCAAAGCCTGA
- a CDS encoding precorrin-8X methylmutase, which yields MTRPRDITAPMDIERESMRIIDAEVPEPRPFAGAQWLVVRRMIHTSADFELLDLARFSPGAVQAGVAALAAGCALFTDTHMARCAIPLRRLAPLGCSIACFMDDPEVAGRARSEGITRARAAVDHAAERMDGAILVVGNAPTALLRILEHVQAGRMAPALVVGMPVGFVNAAESKELLMAQDRVPFITIAGRKGGSALAGSAVNALADLALDGRPAPP from the coding sequence ATGACCCGCCCCCGCGACATCACCGCGCCCATGGACATCGAGCGCGAATCCATGCGCATCATCGACGCCGAGGTGCCCGAGCCGCGCCCCTTTGCCGGGGCGCAGTGGCTGGTGGTGCGGCGCATGATCCACACCAGCGCGGACTTCGAGCTGCTGGACCTGGCGCGCTTCTCGCCGGGGGCGGTGCAGGCGGGCGTGGCGGCCCTGGCCGCCGGGTGCGCGCTCTTCACCGACACGCACATGGCCCGCTGCGCCATCCCCCTGCGGCGGCTCGCGCCCCTGGGCTGCTCCATCGCCTGCTTCATGGACGACCCCGAGGTGGCCGGGCGCGCGCGCAGCGAAGGCATCACCCGCGCCCGCGCCGCCGTGGACCACGCCGCCGAGCGCATGGACGGGGCCATCCTCGTGGTGGGCAACGCGCCCACGGCGCTCTTGCGCATCCTGGAGCACGTCCAGGCCGGGCGCATGGCCCCGGCCCTGGTGGTGGGCATGCCCGTGGGCTTCGTCAACGCGGCGGAGTCCAAGGAGCTGCTCATGGCCCAGGACCGCGTGCCGTTCATCACCATCGCCGGGCGCAAGGGCGGCTCGGCCCTGGCGGGCAGCGCGGTCAACGCCCTGGCAGACCTGGCCCTGGACGGCAGGCCCGCGCCGCCCTGA
- a CDS encoding TRAP transporter large permease, which translates to MSTGLVLLALAALFLLGAPMAVAIGAAGLGALVLSGDAPAMLAVQRMVAGADSFPLMAVPLFMIAGQLMEAGGISRRMVDLADALVGWLPGGLAAVAVVAAMLFGGISGSAAADTAAVGAILIPAMVRKGYDPALAGAVQAAGGSIGVVIPPSIPMILFGVLTGASIGELFAAGLLPGLLMGLTLVAATTVLALRGGAPDARGRRFSPGQAWRALGRAGWALGAPAIVLGGILGGVFNATESAAAAVVYALGTGLFVYRELAWRALPALFLRASVTAAVVMFLIAQAQVLAWVLTVQEAPATLAAWLLGLTTDPVALLLVVNAVLLVAGTFIETTAALVLLVPVLVPLLPHLGIGLVQLGAIVVVNLAIGMLTPPLGICLVVACGLSGARLGAVAARVAPLLLVLLADLLLISFWPPLTTALPALLTR; encoded by the coding sequence ATGAGCACGGGCCTCGTGCTGCTGGCCCTGGCGGCGCTGTTCCTGCTGGGGGCGCCCATGGCCGTGGCCATCGGCGCGGCGGGCCTGGGGGCGCTGGTGCTCTCGGGCGACGCCCCGGCCATGCTGGCCGTGCAGCGCATGGTCGCCGGGGCGGATTCGTTTCCGCTCATGGCCGTGCCGCTGTTCATGATCGCCGGGCAGCTCATGGAGGCCGGGGGCATCTCGCGGCGCATGGTGGACCTGGCCGACGCCCTGGTGGGCTGGCTGCCCGGCGGGCTGGCGGCGGTGGCCGTGGTGGCGGCCATGCTCTTCGGCGGCATTTCCGGCTCTGCGGCGGCGGATACGGCGGCGGTGGGCGCCATCCTCATCCCGGCCATGGTCCGCAAGGGCTACGACCCGGCCCTGGCCGGAGCCGTGCAGGCCGCCGGAGGCTCCATCGGCGTGGTCATCCCGCCGAGCATCCCCATGATCCTTTTCGGCGTGCTTACCGGGGCCAGCATCGGCGAGCTGTTCGCCGCCGGGCTGCTGCCCGGGCTGCTCATGGGCTTGACCCTGGTGGCGGCCACCACCGTGCTGGCCCTGCGCGGCGGCGCGCCCGACGCGCGCGGGCGGCGCTTCTCGCCCGGGCAGGCCTGGCGGGCCCTGGGCCGCGCCGGGTGGGCCCTGGGCGCCCCGGCCATCGTGCTGGGCGGCATCCTGGGCGGGGTGTTCAACGCCACGGAAAGCGCGGCGGCGGCGGTGGTCTACGCCCTGGGCACGGGCCTGTTCGTCTACCGCGAGCTGGCCTGGCGCGCCCTGCCCGCCCTGTTCCTCAGGGCCTCGGTGACGGCGGCGGTGGTCATGTTCCTCATCGCCCAGGCCCAGGTGCTGGCCTGGGTGCTCACGGTGCAGGAGGCCCCGGCCACCCTGGCCGCGTGGCTGCTGGGCCTGACCACGGACCCCGTGGCCCTGCTGCTCGTGGTCAACGCCGTGCTGCTGGTGGCGGGCACGTTCATCGAGACCACGGCGGCCCTGGTGCTGCTGGTGCCGGTGCTGGTGCCGCTGCTGCCGCACCTGGGCATCGGGCTGGTGCAACTGGGGGCCATCGTGGTGGTCAACCTGGCCATCGGCATGCTCACCCCGCCGCTGGGCATCTGCCTGGTGGTGGCCTGCGGGCTGTCGGGGGCGCGGCTGGGGGCCGTGGCCGCGCGGGTGGCGCCGCTGTTGCTGGTGCTTTTGGCCGACCTGCTGCTCATCAGCTTCTGGCCGCCGCTGACCACGGCCCTGCCCGCCCTGCTGACGCGCTGA